DNA from Numida meleagris isolate 19003 breed g44 Domestic line chromosome 9, NumMel1.0, whole genome shotgun sequence:
TGTCTGAGGGGATCAGCGAATGTTTGATATGAATGTTAACTTGTATTCCTTCTAACAAGGAACTGTTAAGCATTAAGGTCTTGTCAAGCTCTTAAGCTTGTGTGtagttttcttcaaataattttgttgaCTTCATTAATACACCTATTCATAAGAGCAAAATTATTTACATATGTCAATTATTTATTGGAAGGAATATTGTTGTAAAATATATGCTGTAATAGCGTCTTCTTTTAGGTTTGCAGTGAGTTTTTTGATGCAGGATTTATGTCAGATGTGGATCTAGATCAGAGCTGCACGTTGaacaagaaaatcagaaatgcacAACTGGCTCAATATAACTTTATCTTAGGTAACTGCAGcgtctttctgcttttcatttaagTTCTAATGTTGGGCATGTTTTGTTTAGGCTCACTTTATAATATAGGTAGTTTAATATTGTTTGTGATACATCTTGCAGTGgttggagaaaaggagaaaacaaatcatGCTGTCAACGTGAGAACAAGAGACAACAAAGTTCATGGAGAAATTTCAGTATCTTCTGCAATTGAGAAACTCAAGAAATTTAAGAGTTCGCGTATTCCAAATGCAGAAGAAGAATTCTGATGttgctgctgaggaaaaaaCTATATACACTAACTGCCCATGTGAAATACTTTCCTTCTCTACAGCAGTAATGCTCATCTGAAAGATTTTAGAGCATGGATGTACAAACCAAGCAAAGGTAGCAATGCTGGTACTCCAAGGATAGCACGAGAGAACAAATGCAGTGGGTGACCCCGTTCACAGTCCTGCAGgactctgctctgtgctagtTGCAGAGGCCTTTTTTAAGATGCTCTACACTTCTGCTAAAGTATGTCAGTTTTACTGTGTAAATAAATAGAGCTGCACTAGCTgaaggagcaggaggctgggaaatgtgcttgctgctgctgcggctGCTGAACTGCCTCAGTCACATAGCAGCTGCTGAACTGACATGGCCTGGAATCCAGAGCTTGGCTGTTggctttcatgtttttctaaCTCCGAATTGTCAAATATGTGTTCTCGGAGTAGGGGAGTAGCCTGTTCCTTCATGAGTTTATGCTCACAAGTGACAAATAAATGGCATCTGTTGGAAATCACAATGTAACAAGGTCCTGAATGAGCCTATGCCTTGGGTAACTGCTTGCTGTAAAGGTGATTGCCAAGAATGAAGTGGAATTAACCAACCATCTGTGTGGGAAGCGTTTTATTTCTGCCCGCGTTTGTTGTTGACTTGGTTCTTTAAAAACAGTCAAGAAAAATCCCCCTCAATCCACCTTTCAAAAAAATGGGCGTGTAATTTATTGCTGGGGTTGCTTGGGATATTGAGTGCTAAAACAGTGTGGGTgatgtaattttcattttttaatattgtaaaTGTGTTGGAATACAAATTGGTTCTACTTATCTGACTTGATTATGCttataaatgatttttaaagctAATGCTGCAGGgcatttaattaatgtttttgagAGATgatttttaacagtatttcttcacttttatcTGCTCTCTCAGTACCAAGAGGTTGAGATGGGAGACATACTGCCACGGGCTGATGTGGTTATGGTGATGTAGGTGTCACTGAGATGAAGCAGAAAGTGCTGTTAGACACAGGTGTTACTAAAGCACAACACGGATGCTTCCTCGTGCCCACCACTTGTGCAGCTTGTGTTCCGTGGGCCTGTGCTTTGTGTTGTGCTAGGTGAGGCTTGTAAACAGGTTTTTACCAAGTGATGACcaccaacagaaaaaagaaaagcaaattgaaGGAAGGAGGGCAGGGAAAGCTTTCTGCTCAGCTTTACAGAATTCATGTCAGATGAGTGGGtaactttttcctgtttttaacaatatatttttgtatgtaagattttttgttttgcatgggCTACGTTTTCCTTCCATGACCTGTGATATATACaggctccagcactgccagtaGTTTAAGATGAATTTCTACGTTTTTCCAGTACCAGGCTTTAACTCACGTATCCGCGCTGTAGCCGTTGCAGTTTTCGGATAACCTGCAGCATATGCACTGAATTTCTGCAGGGACAAGCGCGCCCAGCACATCGGCGCTGAGGCAAGCGGGCGGGATGCGATACGCAGTGCGATGCTCCGCAGGGCTCGGCCCCGAGCGCCGCCCGCGGGCGGGCGCGCTCCGCCCCTCTCCGGGCAGTGCCGGCCGTGAGGCGGCGGCAGACAAGATGGCGGCGCCGGCGGGGCTGCGAGCGCTGCGGCGGCTCTGCGGCATGGCGCTCTTCGTGTCCCAGCTCTACGTCCTCTCCGGACGCGGTGAGCGCGGTTCCCCGGGCGCCCCGAGGCCGGGCTGCGGCGGGGGGGGAGGGCGGCGGGagcgggcagggcagggccggCCTGGCGGAGCCTCAGTTGCGCTCGGGGTGGTCGGGCGCGGCCGTGCCTCCTGGCGGGGCTGACCTCAGGCGCTCGGCCCGGGGTGCCGGAGGTAGGCGGCGGAGCGGTGCCACTGACGCCCGCCGGGCAGCCCCACGGTGCGGTCACAGCCCTCGGCTCGGGCACGGCCCCGCGGAGCTGCGTGTGGACGTTCCCGTGCCGCAGCTCCGCGTGAGGGAGCGGCTGCAGTGCGTGGTGGAGCGGCTCTGTTCGTAGCAAACACAGCGGGAAATGAGCTTTCTGGGCACTGCTGCTTCATTCTCAAGAATCAAAAATAAGGCTGAAGTGAAATAGAAACGTGGTTTCTCGTCTAAAAGGTGTAAATCAATTTTAGTGCTAATCTTTGATGTTTAATGTTTACATCCTATTTATGAAATGAGAAACctgatttatatatttttagtcTTGTTATACTTTCCATTTGTACTTTTGAGCCAGTGTGGTGAAATCAAACCATTCCGGGtgtattttattctaaaaatactgctttcgcctttttttttttccttacagcagGATCTTTGATGGCCACAAAGCATTCACAGCCACAGTCTGCATTTGCAAAAAGCCTGACTTCAACGAGCACGAACGCTCCCTACTTCAAGGCAGCAGGTACAGTGTCGTGCTCTTCcccttgtttttcttctgtggatcTTCCCCCTCAGAGTATTGAGTTTACCAGTAAAGTTCTTCAGTTCTGTCTCGGAAACCTCTGTGTTCTTTCACAGTGATAAAAAAGACGTTGTAGAGTATCGTATCAAGAAGTACTCTTAAGTAACcataagaaattatttgcattataCAGTTAGAAAACTCGTCAATTTAAAATCTTAAAGCtagaaaacagttaaaatggCATTGTGGTTCATGCATCTTATACCTATGGTGGATGGTAGAATTCTTCAGACTTCAGCATTCTGCAAGAAGTTGTTACTGCTCCCAGTCCAACGTAAGCACAGCTGTTGTATATCACTGCGGGTACACAGAGGTAAGAGTTTCAGCCAGATAGCAAGTTAAGAGGTGATTTCTGAATGCATACGAACAATAAATGGCTGAGCTAGCTGTTAACTTTGTCCCTAACTAGTCTGTGCTGAGTGCTATTGTGCTGGGCTGTGCCGTCCTGTGCAGAACTTCTCGAGATCCTTACAAGTTGCTCTGCTGTGTTGTGAGGGTTGTATGGATTCTGTTCACTGCAAACTATGAAAAGTCCCTCATATGGTGTCAGTGGACTTACAAGTATTTGAATATACATGCTTCAGGCTATatagctttttaaatttttctttttttgtgattGTATTCACGTATTTTACCTTTCAGTAAGTACAGAAATTCCAGCTTATGTGACTAAATGTCCAAGCAATGGGCTTTGCAGTAGGTTGCCACCAGACTGCATGATATGTAACACAAATTATTCCTGCATATATGGGAAGCCGGCCACTTTTGATTGCAGAGTCAAGCCACATGTTCATTGTGTTGTAAGTAacctattattttaaaaactatttttaagtaatttaatttaacTGTGGCATCTTTTCATGAAAtatacagatatttaaaaaaaattcttacgTAGGCAGATTGCTAGGTTCTCATAGGCAGGTTGTCAGTTTTGTTGATTGATACAATTAACATGATTGAACTGCAGGGTGTTGGTGGAGGGGTAGATCTACTCTTCTCTGGTTGTCTTTCTTGCATTGGGTCGTCTTGTAATGCAGCCACTAATTGATTGGGTTTAATCAGTACTGACCAATGAAAACTGAACCAGTTTGAGAATGGGGAGGGTAATATCTGACAGAAGTTGAAACCAAATGAGTGAGAACAGTCAGTTTGGCAGCAGTCTCATTTAGATTAGAGGAAGCCGTAGTActaaaactgtgttttaataCCTTTGTCAGTTTTGCCATGTTGATTTCCTACTGGATATGGAGGTACTAAAGAGCAACTGTCATTTTGCCCAGAATTTCTATCTATGAGATGTAATTTGATACTGAAGGTTTGACATTTTCTTGATTGCTAATGAAGTGATAATGCTGTCCTCCTGTAGGATCAGAATAACCTTGAGCAGGAGAACTTTACAGTTAACATGACGTGCCAGTTTTGCTGGCAGCTTCCAACAACTGACTACGTGTGCACCCCTTCTACAAACTGCATGACGGTTTCTTGTCCGCGGCAACGATACAACGCCACTTGTACAGTGCGGGATCATGTTCATTGTCTAGGTAATGTGCCATACCGTGCattttgtaaaattttctttttattaaataacatttttaatactgagTCAGCACAACGATCGTTTATATTGATTATAGTAACAGTCCGCACCTTGATCAATCTATTGGATTTCTTTTAAgagttacattttatttataaaagtgATAGCTAGCTGTAAACATTGTTTTTGAGGACTGTTGTATACCTTCATGTGAGGGAAAATtgatctattttatttttgtcaactTTTATGACTTAAACTATTTTGTACAACTTTAGCGGAATCCATTTCAAATCTCTTGGGAGGGTAATGGAAAAAATCATGCTGGTGTCACCCAGCTAGTTTAATTTCCCTGTTTATTTGTTCAGTTACCATTCGTGTTTTCTGATGTGAGACAAAAGACTGATGGACTACAGAGGACTGTAGAACATCAGATTTTGTCAGAAATGGTTGTTTCATCAGTGCCACCCCTTTTAGTCCCTTGTTAGAGGATTACGGTGAGTTTGGCTTCATATGTCATTTTCTTACTCATTACGTGATCTTTGTTGCATTAAGgttcaaatgtttttttgacACTTAGGTAATAGAGTCTTTCCAAAGATGCTGTATTGCAACTGGACTGGAGGTTATAAGTGGTCTACTGCCTTGGCACTAAGGTACACAGGATCTACTAGTGAAATTTAAGCTAAAACgtgcattattttaaatgtatagtGTGTAAAGTCTTTGTTCCGTGTTGTTCAGCTCAGTGGGTATTTTATAATGGTTTCAAATTTAGAATTTGGAGGCATACAATGCCTGAAGGTTTCTTATTAGCTGTCTTAAGTAGAGCTTGAAAGAAAACCGTTACCCTATTTCTGCACTGAACGTGCTTTCTTCAGAGTAAATGCCAATGATTCTGAAGCCTCACAAGTGATTCTCTGAGTAGAGAGGacatgctttcttttattctgtgcaGTGTTAGATGAGGTTCAAATGCTCAAATAATTCTGTGGACTTAAAATTGTTCGCTCCCTCTTTATAATGTACTTAAAGCAATTAAGGCTGAAACTCATCCAAATTACTTCTTGAGTGCAGCTATTTCTGAATTTGATGGATATCACTGGTCTGTGCATAGATGGAAAAGAAGCCTTAAAACATGTAAACCAAGTGTTGTAGCTGGAAATGCTTTAAAAGGGAAGATTCTTACATTTTGGAATTATTATGGTAGAAACCACCATAGgaatttagaaaaaaactatttagGTAATTTTTTTTGACACATTAAGCCATTAGAAAACCACAATAGTGATTTGAAAGTACATGGAGTTCCTTTGGTGGtaagacatttttcattaaattttagtttttcaaaAATGATGAATTATGTAGTAAGAATCTATATTCCTCAAGACAAATACATAATAAGACTGTGATTAAGGACATGATAGAGCACACGTGCCTTCACAGCAGTTATTGTTCTCTGCCCCCAGCTGGAGAAATTGGCTCTTGTGTGGATACTGCATGGGATGAGTATActccttggttttgtttctatAGCCTATTTTTTAAGCTTCTGCAAAGTTAGAAAAGTcgagaagttttgtttttattgcttgtCATGAGTGAAAAGCTGTCGAGTCTCTGGGTGCTATAAATATGActataaaataacataaaagtaatgaattgtttttattctcacaGCATCACCCTTGGTGGATTTGGAGCAGATCGTTTCTATTTGGGCCAATGGCGGGAAGGTCTGGGAAAACTCTTCAGCTTTGGTGGACTTGGAATATGGACACTGATTGATGTGCTACTAATTGGTGTGGGCTATGTGGGACCTGCAGATGGTTCtctttatatttaaatgtagtTGTAGTTTCAGAGAAGGAGTAAGTAATTGCTTGGAAAGGGCTCCCAACAGGGGTATGTAGAAGTTTAAGCCCttaagataaaataaagaacagttgTTCTTTCTGTACAGTATCTGTACCTAGCTTGCCTTTAAATAAGGTAAAATAAAAGAGTGGATCACTAAGTTGaaattaatttcccttttttatgGACgcactgtttttctgagaaagGCTGATCAGCCAGCTGAGTTCTGCACTGTTCTTGGTGACCTGTCCAGCACCAACAGAGCTGTAACCTAACTGGATTAGTGAGTTGTTCCTTCATGCTTGTATGTatcagtttaattttaaaactggtTTACCTAAATATGTCATTaatatggttttctttttctctgcataCTTGTGGGAGGTTGATTTATTTGCCTGAGGTCACCATCCTTGATGGTCTTCATTGCGTTCATCTCTAGCATTTGCTTAGTGACTGACTTAGAAATGAGGGTTAGAATTAGATTGCGCTAACACTCAAAGCTAAATACGAAATAACCAAAATACCTTTGGTTCCAGAATGTCTTTGTTTTGGTTGAGTTTGACTCATGTTTCACTCGTATTGCTGTGTGGCGGTGCAGTGCCGCTCAGGCTGTGTAGCGCTGTGTGCCCGCAGCCCGGGCCGGCCGCGCCTCCCGTCAGCCGGCCGCTGGAGCGCCGAGGGGCGGCGGTCGGACGGGCGTTTCACTTGAATAAACTTGACCTTGGAGCGGTAATTGAGTTTCGTCTTGCTTGTGCTTTCCGTGAACTCCGGGAGGTCCCTGTGGCCGCCGAGCCCCGCTGTGCGGAGCCCCGCTGCGCGCCGTTCCGCCGGCCGGCCCTGCAGGGCGGTGCGCCGCCATGGCCCCGCCCCGGCCCGCCCTCGGCCCGCACAGGCGCCGTCATGGCGGCGGAGCGGGAGCGGCGCTTCTACCGGGAGCTGCCCAAAGTGGTGAGCTCCGGGGCGGCGGCTGTGTGGCCtcggccggggccggggcccTGCCTTCCCTCGGGCGGaggccgcggggcggggcggcgggctgggggctggcatGCTGCGGACGGGGTGGATTTGTCCAGCGTACGGCCCCTGGGGTCCTCTGTTCGTCGTGCACTTGCCACtggataaagaactggctgagCGCCGGGCCCACAAGGTGGTGGTGAACAGTTAGATACAGCTGGGGAccaagtggtgttcctcagggctCAGGGTTGGGGACGaccctgtttaatatctttattgatggtctggatgaggggattgagtgcaccctcagtacTTTGCAGGTGATACGATGTTGGGAGGAAGTCTCagtctgcctgggggtaggaagggCCTAGAGAGGGATCTGGATAagctggatcactgggctgaggccagcagGATGAtgttcagcaagaccaagtgcttgggcagagtggctgggaaGCTGTGtggcagaaaaggatctgggggtgttagctgacagccagctgaacatgagccagcagtgtgcccgggtggccaagaaggccaatggcatcctggcttctatcagGAATGGTGCAGCCAGTAGGAGCTGGAGGTGGTCGTCCCTTTGCAcacagctctggtgaggctgcatcttgaatactgtgttcagtgttgggccACTCACTGCAtaaaagacattgaggccctgagTGTGTCCAGAAAAGGccaacgaagctgtgaggggacTAGTGCACGAGTCTTATGGAGTGCggctgatggagctgggatgggttggtctggagaagaggagtcTCTGGGGAGAACTTATTGCTCTCTCCAGCTCCTAAAAGGAGGATGTGGTGAGATGgggttcagcctctgctcccagctaacagcgataggatgagaggtgatggccttcAGTTGTACCAGGAGAGGTTTCAGACTTTCTTCTCGGAAAGAGCgatgatgcactggaacaggctgcccagggaggtggtggagtcaccacccTTGGGATGTTCAAAACAAGGGTAGATGTGgtattgagggacatggtctagagcagtcacaagcatgggttggtggttgaactagatgattttagtagtctttccaacattaatgattccgtgattctatgattctgttccaCACTCTGGGAAGTGCTGTGCTTGTTGTCCCTCTGCTTTATTTGCAGCTTTTGTTGTCTGTTCTTCCAATAAAAACAATTGTGtaacctttgttttctttgttttgtccTGTTTACTCTGAAACTACTCCAAGAAGTCTGTCCCTGATAACATATTCTCCATGTTCCCAAGGGTGTGTTTTAGTGCATCTGTGCTATCTCTGTGTGCGTGCTGCTGCATCTTATCGGTGTTACAGTTCTGGGCTTCCAAAACAGCCAGCGGCACGTACTCAACATGCAGCTTGCATGGCAAAACCAAGCTGCACCCTCTCTGTGTTCTGATGCCCCTTTTCAATAAGATATATCTTTCTGGATTTAAGTTTAGTATCTATTTGAATTCTGCAAGGTGTTTTGCTTGGAAGACCAGGATGAAATGTGTACTTGGCTTCATGTCCCAAAGTGGGAAGCAGCTGTAGCTCCAGCTGTTCTGTTGGAGTTGTGCACAGGTTGAGGCGATGAGAACCCTTTTCCTCTGCCTGGGAATTTAGTGCTTTAGGAATTTGAAATGGGATAGGttataaaattaaaaccaaattttgaagaaactatgttttcaacattttccaaaagctTTAAGATGTATTTCACCAAGTCTTTCTATCTCTGAGAAGAGTGGAATGACAGGGGTTGTGTGTAGCAAAGCTTGCGCTTTGCACGTACATTTTGATTGAGTTTTGAGGGCTCTGGGGAACCGTTTCATACCTCAACAGCCAAGAGACCATAAGATGGAGCAAAGATGGGGAGAGGAACAGAGTTGAGGGTCACAAGTTTGCACCCCTAAGTCGGGTTGTCATGAAAAGGGCAGAAATCAGTCACCAGCAATGGGAGGCAATTAGTCCTGGTGTGCTGTTAATGGCTAAAGACAGCACCTTGCTGGATTTCTGGTGTGAGCTAAGACTTCTgagtattaaataaataattaaaaaataaagttgagCAGATACAAAAATATAGCTTGTTTTGAACAGTGTCTGCATACATTTCATTTACagtgaatgaggaaaaaagtgttttttcttaattccgTGAGAGCTGTTCATATCCTCCTCCCCTGCAGTGGCACTGTTTCACCAGCTATCTGGGCTGCTGGGATCCATGCTAACCACAGCCCTCCCAGTGAGAGGCAAAGAGGGCAGTCTCAGCTGTACTGGTGCATGCTAACACATGAGGAAGCGATTGTTGGC
Protein-coding regions in this window:
- the TM2D3 gene encoding TM2 domain-containing protein 3 isoform X1 translates to MAAPAGLRALRRLCGMALFVSQLYVLSGRAGSLMATKHSQPQSAFAKSLTSTSTNAPYFKAAVSTEIPAYVTKCPSNGLCSRLPPDCMICNTNYSCIYGKPATFDCRVKPHVHCVDQNNLEQENFTVNMTCQFCWQLPTTDYVCTPSTNCMTVSCPRQRYNATCTVRDHVHCLGNRVFPKMLYCNWTGGYKWSTALALSITLGGFGADRFYLGQWREGLGKLFSFGGLGIWTLIDVLLIGVGYVGPADGSLYI
- the TM2D3 gene encoding TM2 domain-containing protein 3 isoform X2, producing the protein MAAPAGLRALRRLCGMALFVSQLYVLSGRGSLMATKHSQPQSAFAKSLTSTSTNAPYFKAAVSTEIPAYVTKCPSNGLCSRLPPDCMICNTNYSCIYGKPATFDCRVKPHVHCVDQNNLEQENFTVNMTCQFCWQLPTTDYVCTPSTNCMTVSCPRQRYNATCTVRDHVHCLGNRVFPKMLYCNWTGGYKWSTALALSITLGGFGADRFYLGQWREGLGKLFSFGGLGIWTLIDVLLIGVGYVGPADGSLYI